The Bacteroidota bacterium genome segment GAAATTTTACAAAAGTTGAACTCCCTTTAGCATTGATGAAACGGAATGTATGAACACCAAAGCCTTCCATCATTCTATAACTTCTCGGTATAGCTCTATCACTCATTAACCACATGATCATATGAGAAGATTCCGGCAGTAATGAAATAAAATCCCAGAATGTATCATGAGCCGATGCTGCCTGTGGAATTTCATTATGTGGTTCTGGTTTAACTGCATGCACCAGATCAGGAAATTTAATTGCGTCCTGAATAAAAATACGGGCATATTATTCCCCACTAAATCGAAGTTGCCTTCTTCAGTATAAAATTTAACAGCAAAGCCCCGTACATCGCGAGCCAGATCTGTACTGCCCCGGGATCCTGCAACTGTACTGAAACGAACAAAGACAGGAGTTTGTCTTTCGGTATCTGTCAGAAAACCTGCCTTGGTATATTTACTCATCGATTTATATACCTGAAAACTCCATGTGCCGCTGAGCCACGGGCATGCACTATCCGCTCAGGAATTCTTTCATGGTCAAAATGTGTTATCTTTCTCACGAAAAATAAAATCTTCCAGTAAGGTAGGACCACGTTCACCTGCCTTTAAAGAATTCTGATTATCATTGATCCTTACTCCCTGATTTGTTGTCAGAAACTGATCGTCAGAAGAAATAGTGTTTTTTTTCAGATCATCTGTTTTTTATTTACGGATGAGTTTTTTATTTTCCTTGCTTTTTGAAGTTGGTGTTTTGCCATGTTTTTGAGTAATTCTGATTTTAGTGGAACAAATTCGTGTGAATCCCGGACAAGAATTTTCGGTATTGGTGTATTATTGGATGAAATCTTTTTTAAAATCCTGTGCCAAAAAACTTGTAATTCATATATCAAAGCGTTTAATTAAATCAGACATTTGTTTAAACAATTTGTTAAGTGACATTTTAATTACGAGTCAAAGTGCCGGTTTAAGATCTGAGGCATGTTATTTTCAATAGTTTATGGAGAAAATTTACCTTTGCAAGATCTGAAAAATGGAAAGCTAATTTTTTATAAAAACTTATGATTGAATCCACACAATGTCTGCTTGTAGACGACGACAAAGATGATCAGGACATTTTTCTAATTTGTATCAAGAAAACAGGTAAAAATATTAATTGTAAGATACTGGATAGTGGTGTTGAAGCAATTTCATATTTGTTATCGAAAATTGAATACACTCCGAATTTATTTTTCTGGATGAACATGCCTAAGATGAATGGTATTGCAAGTTTGAAAGAGTTAAAAAAATTAAGCGGCTGGAGAAAACAAAAATATTTATGTATTTGGACTACTTCGGGAGGATCAACATCTACGGAAGCACTTGAATTAGGGGCAAATGATTTTATAATTAAGCCGGTTAAGACCGCAGAGTTGGTAAACAAGCTTAACCAGATTTTTACAACTGCTTAAAATTTCTAAATAGTCTTTTATGAACATAATCAATGAGTAATAATAATTGGAGAGATTCAATAGATGGCGATAATCTTTATCAGAGAATGATAGAGGAAATTCAGGATTATGCGATTATTTACTGGATACAAATGGTATAGTCCGAATTGGAATCTGGAGCACAGAAAATTAAATATTATTCTGAAGAGGAAATTGTTGGAAAACATTTTAGTACATTTTACTTGAAAGAAGACATCAGGAATAAACTTCCGGATAAATTAATTGAACAGGCCAGAAGTGCAGGAAGAGCAATTCATGAAGGTTGGCGAAGAAGAAAGGATGGTTCAAAATTTTGGGAAGTATAACAATAACTGCAATTCACTCGGAGAAAAATAGTAATTGGTTTTTGTAAAGTTACAAGAGATCTGACCGATAGAAAATTTGGGAAGATAGCTTGCGGGATAAGCGAAGAACGCTATCATCAAATGATAGCAGAGGTGCAGGACTATGCAATA includes the following:
- a CDS encoding response regulator, whose translation is MIESTQCLLVDDDKDDQDIFLICIKKTGKNINCKILDSGVEAISYLLSKIEYTPNLFFWMNMPKMNGIASLKELKKLSGWRKQKYLCIWTTSGGSTSTEALELGANDFIIKPVKTAELVNKLNQIFTTA